Proteins encoded in a region of the Spirochaeta lutea genome:
- a CDS encoding glycosyltransferase family 4 protein — translation MYTKGLDRPVKNFGFISTRFQGTDGVSLETEKWIHVMDKLGFTSFFFAGLSDWDPQRTMVVPEAFWEHPRIAAIQNEVYGQTSRNEEITGEIHNLRKLLKAKLYEFINTFSIDVLIVENALAIPMNIPLGLAITEVIAETGIPSIGHHHDFYWERTRFLVNSVPEYISMAFPPKMHTMVHVVINTENRKALSYRRGLSSIVIPNVFDFSRQPPGIDEYSADFRQAIGVNPDDILLLQPTRVIARKGIEHALELANRMKRRGIKNVKLLISHQSRDEGQEYYHRIVDYAELMGVDLIIKPEIIGATRGTTPDGQKIYSLWDIYPHADFVTYPSTYEGFGNAFLEAVFFKKPIMVNRYSIYQQDIEPLGFHAVMMDTYITDKEVSEVLHYLENAEERKQMVEKNFTLARKFFSYDILEQKIRTALLQFGIVDINGGCEDQ, via the coding sequence ATGTATACAAAAGGCCTCGACCGCCCGGTTAAAAACTTCGGATTCATCTCTACCCGCTTCCAAGGAACAGACGGCGTCAGTTTGGAGACAGAGAAATGGATCCACGTTATGGATAAACTCGGATTCACCAGCTTCTTTTTTGCCGGCCTTTCAGACTGGGACCCTCAGAGAACCATGGTGGTTCCCGAGGCCTTCTGGGAACACCCCCGAATCGCCGCTATCCAAAACGAGGTCTACGGCCAAACCTCCCGGAATGAGGAGATCACCGGCGAGATTCACAACCTCCGTAAGCTCCTGAAGGCAAAACTCTACGAGTTCATCAATACCTTCTCTATTGACGTGCTCATCGTGGAAAATGCCCTGGCAATCCCCATGAACATCCCCCTGGGCCTCGCCATTACCGAGGTAATCGCCGAAACGGGAATTCCGAGCATCGGCCATCACCATGACTTCTACTGGGAACGCACACGGTTTTTAGTAAACTCCGTCCCGGAGTATATCTCCATGGCCTTCCCCCCGAAGATGCACACCATGGTTCACGTCGTCATTAACACCGAGAACCGTAAAGCCCTGAGTTACCGCCGGGGGCTCAGCTCCATTGTCATTCCCAATGTGTTCGACTTTTCCCGTCAACCTCCTGGCATTGACGAGTATTCAGCGGATTTCCGTCAGGCTATAGGGGTAAACCCCGATGACATCCTGCTGCTTCAACCCACCCGGGTCATCGCCAGAAAGGGAATTGAACACGCCCTGGAACTGGCGAACCGCATGAAACGCCGGGGAATAAAAAATGTCAAACTTCTCATCAGCCACCAAAGCAGGGACGAGGGGCAGGAGTATTACCATCGAATCGTGGACTACGCCGAACTCATGGGTGTGGACCTCATCATTAAGCCCGAAATCATCGGCGCTACCCGGGGCACCACCCCGGACGGACAAAAAATCTACAGCCTCTGGGATATTTATCCCCACGCAGACTTTGTCACCTACCCCTCAACCTACGAAGGCTTCGGTAACGCCTTTCTGGAGGCGGTTTTCTTTAAGAAACCCATCATGGTAAACCGATACTCAATATATCAGCAGGATATCGAGCCCCTGGGCTTCCATGCGGTCATGATGGATACCTACATTACCGACAAGGAGGTCAGTGAGGTTCTCCACTACCTGGAAAACGCTGAGGAACGGAAACAAATGGTAGAGAAGAACTTCACCCTGGCCAGGAAATTCTTTTCCTACGATATTCTGGAGCAAAAAATCCGCACCGCCTTACTGCAGTTTGGTATCGTTGATATCAATGGCGGATGCGAAGACCAATAA
- a CDS encoding ATP-binding protein, which yields MIKELKVDENNKLFDKTNMFYKKFPSDQRQIRYFALVVVQKAPPEIQEINLLEQQISELLKNAVKHGNRNDPSKSVHVWFSFSETEARLIVEDEGDGFKDLEKWNEFNRQRVACLQARNFDELDNYVSYRTARSDEHDGGNALFAALEYWDEGMVYNEKCNAVAVGKKFAKKRLEV from the coding sequence ATGATCAAAGAATTAAAGGTAGACGAAAACAACAAACTCTTCGACAAAACTAACATGTTTTACAAAAAGTTCCCGTCTGACCAGCGTCAGATCCGGTACTTTGCTCTGGTGGTGGTACAGAAAGCGCCCCCCGAGATCCAGGAGATAAACCTGTTGGAGCAGCAGATTTCCGAGCTCCTAAAAAACGCCGTAAAACACGGAAACCGGAACGATCCAAGTAAATCCGTTCATGTCTGGTTCTCTTTCTCCGAAACCGAAGCCCGTCTCATCGTAGAGGATGAAGGCGACGGCTTTAAGGACCTGGAAAAATGGAACGAGTTCAACCGCCAGCGCGTCGCCTGTCTCCAGGCCCGCAACTTTGACGAGTTGGATAACTACGTAAGCTACCGCACCGCCCGCTCAGACGAGCATGACGGCGGAAACGCCCTGTTCGCCGCCCTGGAATACTGGGATGAAGGCATGGTTTACAATGAGAAGTGCAATGCCGTAGCAGTAGGTAAAAAATTCGCCAAAAAACGTCTTGAGGTATAA
- a CDS encoding M20/M25/M40 family metallo-hydrolase, whose amino-acid sequence MERARKLKPLLNRIPDIQRGVSQQREHILTNTILIGQVPPISIAMKEDDVEKSAVNLRARTLLDRMAELGVDEVASDASGNPVGIIKGSAETDRCIVVAAHMDTVYHFEQEAHLAIDDKVISGPGIIDNSISLGILLSLPELIRALDLRFDCDIVIVGLNESIGAKNLSSIRRFLDNWKRPIAAGIILEGAELGRLNYFSRSMSRYEISCEIPMKSGWENKYGSNAILIINDVINRILEIHLPQRPQTQIIIGKIEGGIKHGDLALTGELGLEIESASNEMVQAISRKIEDIVDSIAHEYLVDLRIKKISGVDAARLEYTHPLVKNTIEILETLKIKPIIESSESELSIFLNHKIPAITIGLTHGENYHTENASAEIEPLVQGVTQLLAVLQSIDKGVTDEQ is encoded by the coding sequence ATGGAACGAGCCAGAAAGCTCAAGCCCCTACTGAATAGGATTCCTGACATCCAGCGGGGTGTGTCCCAGCAACGGGAACATATTCTCACGAACACCATCCTTATCGGACAGGTGCCGCCCATTTCCATAGCGATGAAGGAGGACGACGTTGAAAAGTCTGCGGTTAACCTCCGGGCCCGCACCCTCCTGGACCGGATGGCCGAACTCGGAGTCGATGAGGTTGCCTCGGATGCCTCGGGCAACCCCGTGGGAATAATCAAGGGCAGCGCGGAAACCGACCGCTGTATTGTGGTAGCAGCCCACATGGATACGGTGTACCACTTCGAGCAGGAGGCCCACCTGGCCATTGATGACAAGGTGATTTCCGGACCGGGGATCATCGATAACTCCATCAGCCTGGGGATTCTTCTTTCCCTTCCGGAGCTGATCCGGGCCCTGGACCTGCGTTTCGACTGCGACATCGTCATTGTGGGCCTGAATGAATCCATCGGCGCGAAAAATCTTTCCAGTATCCGACGCTTCCTGGACAACTGGAAGCGGCCCATCGCCGCGGGGATTATTTTGGAGGGAGCCGAACTGGGACGGCTCAACTATTTCAGCCGGAGCATGAGCCGCTACGAGATTTCCTGCGAAATTCCCATGAAATCAGGATGGGAGAACAAGTACGGATCCAATGCCATCCTCATTATTAACGATGTCATAAACCGGATTCTGGAGATCCACCTGCCCCAGCGTCCCCAAACCCAGATTATCATCGGGAAGATCGAAGGTGGGATCAAACACGGAGACCTCGCCCTGACCGGGGAGCTGGGACTGGAAATCGAGAGCGCCAGCAACGAGATGGTTCAGGCAATCTCCCGGAAGATCGAGGATATTGTTGATTCCATCGCCCATGAGTATCTGGTGGACCTGCGTATCAAGAAGATTTCAGGGGTCGATGCGGCCCGCCTGGAATACACCCATCCCCTGGTTAAAAATACCATAGAAATCCTTGAAACCCTGAAGATAAAACCCATCATAGAATCCAGCGAATCGGAGTTATCCATCTTCCTAAACCATAAAATTCCTGCTATTACCATCGGACTGACCCATGGCGAGAATTACCATACCGAAAACGCCTCGGCGGAGATCGAGCCCCTGGTTCAAGGGGTTACCCAGCTGTTGGCGGTGCTTCAGTCCATTGATAAGGGGGTAACAGATGAGCAATAA
- a CDS encoding glycosyltransferase family protein, translating into MQEQRRGTPSIILLHYHLRPGGVTKVMEQQARALDALGYPWLGLVGHNPKGIPGFQTLERLNYDVYLQDSLLDEERRYHNLSTDIHRAIQAWKTSDSPVIIHAHNVTLEKNTALLPALQRLQSMGYRFLLQLHDFAEDGRPQVYSPEDYPQDCHFAVINSRDFRALMQAGLSSPGLHRLPNQVSPLPLPAPREPANNPAPAGSSSSGSLAQSLGKSRLILYPVRAIRRKNIGEVILLSRILEDTALAVTLPPNNPADNQTYRFWQDLVRSLDAPVQLGAGEQWAFEDLVAQADSFLSTSVQEGFGFAFLEPWTIQKPVGGRYLEMVCPDFEHQGMNLSHLYTSIRIPLSWFNTEKVRQDWLGENQKRIHAFYQVVAKNPDNQQNTLQALELLLKDLPDRWSRLVQDGTLDFAILPREEQAAIISRLSPDNRADKDHLLALNPQLAAWPLAGSAPPLHQGAVAENTRVVTTVYSAEAYANRLSRVYSQVLQDHLEHSISKTSLLLSFLNPEGLYLSAM; encoded by the coding sequence ATGCAGGAACAGCGCCGCGGTACTCCCTCCATCATCCTGCTGCACTACCATCTGCGTCCCGGCGGTGTTACCAAGGTCATGGAGCAACAGGCCCGGGCCCTAGACGCCCTGGGATACCCCTGGTTGGGCTTGGTGGGTCACAATCCCAAGGGAATTCCAGGCTTTCAAACCCTGGAACGCCTCAACTACGATGTGTACCTCCAGGATTCTCTCCTGGATGAGGAACGCCGTTACCATAACCTGAGCACCGACATCCACCGGGCCATCCAGGCTTGGAAAACCTCTGATAGCCCGGTAATCATCCATGCCCACAACGTTACCCTGGAGAAAAATACCGCCTTACTGCCGGCCTTACAGCGTCTGCAATCCATGGGATACCGGTTTTTGCTCCAGCTCCACGATTTTGCCGAGGACGGGCGTCCCCAGGTCTACAGCCCCGAGGACTATCCCCAGGACTGCCACTTTGCCGTCATCAACAGCCGGGACTTCCGAGCCCTCATGCAGGCCGGTCTCTCCTCCCCGGGACTCCACCGCCTGCCGAACCAGGTTAGCCCCCTGCCCCTGCCGGCACCCCGAGAACCGGCAAACAACCCTGCTCCGGCGGGATCCTCATCTTCCGGATCACTGGCCCAAAGCCTGGGAAAATCCCGGCTCATTCTGTATCCCGTCAGGGCGATTCGCCGGAAAAACATCGGTGAGGTCATTCTGCTGAGCCGGATTCTAGAGGATACCGCCCTGGCAGTAACCCTTCCCCCGAACAACCCCGCAGACAACCAAACCTACCGGTTCTGGCAGGATCTGGTTAGGTCTCTGGACGCCCCGGTCCAGCTGGGAGCAGGAGAACAGTGGGCCTTTGAGGACCTTGTCGCCCAGGCAGACTCCTTTCTGTCAACCAGTGTGCAAGAGGGATTCGGATTCGCCTTCCTAGAACCCTGGACGATTCAAAAACCCGTCGGCGGACGGTACCTGGAGATGGTCTGCCCGGACTTCGAGCACCAGGGAATGAACCTGTCCCATCTGTATACCTCCATCCGGATACCCCTCTCATGGTTCAATACCGAAAAGGTCCGCCAGGATTGGCTCGGGGAAAACCAAAAGCGCATCCACGCCTTCTATCAGGTTGTCGCCAAAAATCCGGACAATCAACAGAACACCCTCCAGGCCCTGGAGCTGCTTCTCAAGGACCTCCCGGACCGCTGGTCCAGGCTGGTCCAGGACGGCACCCTGGATTTTGCTATTCTGCCCAGAGAGGAACAGGCTGCCATCATTTCCCGACTCAGCCCGGATAACCGGGCCGACAAGGACCATCTGCTCGCCCTGAATCCCCAGCTGGCCGCCTGGCCCCTGGCCGGGTCCGCACCGCCCCTCCACCAGGGAGCGGTCGCCGAGAATACCCGGGTGGTGACCACCGTCTACAGCGCCGAGGCCTACGCGAACCGGCTTTCCCGGGTCTACTCCCAGGTTCTCCAGGACCACCTGGAGCACAGCATAAGCAAAACCAGCCTGCTGCTCAGCTTCCTCAACCCCGAAGGCCTATACCTAAGCGCAATGTAA
- a CDS encoding STAS domain-containing protein, with amino-acid sequence MEVKLKTKNGVLLVELQEEIDLFHANKLKLYFNKIFESAHKKIVLNFQEVTYIDSSGIGALLNIFKETKKREIKIFFTNIHGSVKKVIELTKLDDYFPILRTEDEAIEQLQSMD; translated from the coding sequence GTGGAAGTAAAACTGAAGACCAAAAACGGCGTACTGTTGGTTGAGCTCCAGGAGGAGATCGACCTATTTCATGCAAACAAGCTGAAGCTGTATTTCAATAAGATTTTTGAATCGGCGCACAAGAAAATTGTTCTGAATTTTCAGGAGGTGACCTATATCGATAGTTCCGGTATTGGTGCTTTGCTGAATATATTTAAAGAAACCAAAAAACGGGAAATAAAAATCTTCTTTACCAACATTCACGGATCGGTAAAAAAGGTAATCGAGCTCACCAAGCTGGACGATTACTTTCCCATCCTTCGTACCGAGGATGAGGCTATCGAACAACTACAGTCAATGGACTAG
- a CDS encoding sugar phosphorylase yields the protein MVGQTYLELVYEDTAPEVITQVEAVLKNHEHTLKSLASRHTGTSAGGPGDSLGSSLPLDHRDAFIICYGDSILPGSARDYEETRKNPTRVGVGGGVDEKGNPLPKAPRGERPLEALEAFFTRHLADTVSGIHILPFFPYTSDDGFSIVDYKQVNPRLGSWEDIVRIGSRFHLMADLVLNHCSAKSPWFKGFLAGDPKYQDWFITLPEDTDTSDIARPRAHPLLTPMKARRNGTDETVHVWTTFSDDQVDLNFAHPGVLAEMLDTILFYIEQGVQVIRLDAIAYLWKELGTPSIHHPKTHQVVKFFREVLSQLCPWVVLITETNVPHAENLSYFGTGTDEAHMIYQFSLPPLILDAFTRADARHLSSWARTIQAGPPGPLGLDTTYFNFCASHDGIGMLPSHGILSDQEREKLIQAVSDHGGLVSYKSTKQGLIPYELNTNYLSALADPNLPTELRAQKFLASQAILLAMPGTPGIYIHSLLGSENWTQGPEITGVNRTINREKLFLEDLERELADPRTLRSRVFRGYKEMLALRRTLPALHPAAAIQVPEVDDPRALVIKRFIPNTKHWVVLGVNTSSDDIRITLKNHGEMPLGPWEYRWLSSRDEGNQRVQ from the coding sequence ATGGTCGGACAAACATATCTTGAACTTGTGTACGAAGATACGGCGCCTGAGGTTATTACCCAGGTTGAGGCCGTACTGAAAAACCACGAACATACCCTGAAATCCCTAGCCTCCCGGCATACCGGGACCTCCGCCGGGGGGCCCGGGGACTCATTAGGAAGCAGCCTGCCCCTGGACCACCGGGATGCCTTCATTATCTGCTACGGAGACAGCATCCTGCCCGGATCAGCCCGGGATTATGAGGAAACCCGAAAAAACCCTACCCGGGTCGGCGTCGGCGGCGGGGTCGACGAAAAGGGCAACCCTCTGCCCAAGGCCCCCCGGGGTGAACGGCCCTTGGAGGCCCTGGAAGCCTTTTTTACCCGCCATTTGGCGGATACCGTCTCGGGGATACACATCCTGCCCTTCTTTCCCTATACCTCGGACGACGGCTTCTCCATTGTAGACTACAAACAGGTAAATCCCCGGTTGGGGAGCTGGGAGGATATCGTCCGGATCGGCAGCCGCTTCCACCTCATGGCCGATTTGGTTCTGAACCACTGTTCGGCAAAGAGTCCATGGTTTAAGGGCTTCCTGGCAGGCGACCCCAAATACCAGGACTGGTTTATTACCCTGCCCGAAGATACCGACACCTCGGACATCGCCCGGCCTCGGGCCCATCCGTTGCTGACCCCCATGAAAGCCCGGAGGAACGGTACCGATGAGACCGTCCACGTATGGACAACCTTCAGCGATGATCAGGTGGATTTGAATTTTGCCCACCCCGGCGTCCTCGCTGAAATGCTGGATACAATCCTGTTCTACATCGAACAGGGAGTCCAGGTAATCCGCTTGGATGCCATCGCCTACCTCTGGAAGGAACTGGGAACCCCCAGTATCCATCATCCCAAAACCCACCAGGTTGTTAAGTTCTTCCGGGAGGTACTCTCCCAGCTTTGTCCATGGGTTGTGCTCATAACCGAAACCAATGTTCCCCACGCCGAGAATCTCAGCTATTTCGGTACGGGCACCGACGAAGCCCATATGATCTACCAGTTCAGCCTGCCGCCCCTCATCCTGGATGCCTTTACCCGGGCGGATGCCCGGCACCTCAGCAGCTGGGCGCGGACGATCCAGGCAGGCCCCCCGGGCCCCCTCGGCCTGGACACCACCTATTTTAACTTTTGCGCCAGTCATGACGGCATAGGGATGCTGCCCTCCCATGGCATCCTCTCGGATCAAGAGCGGGAAAAACTCATCCAGGCCGTTTCGGACCACGGGGGACTGGTGAGCTATAAATCCACGAAACAGGGACTTATTCCCTACGAACTGAATACCAACTACCTCAGCGCCTTGGCGGATCCCAACCTGCCCACGGAGCTGCGGGCCCAAAAATTCCTGGCAAGCCAGGCCATCCTCCTGGCCATGCCCGGCACTCCTGGCATCTACATCCACAGCCTGCTAGGGTCCGAGAACTGGACCCAGGGACCAGAAATTACCGGGGTAAACCGGACCATTAACCGGGAAAAGCTGTTTCTTGAGGATCTGGAACGGGAACTTGCCGATCCCCGGACCCTGCGGTCCCGGGTATTCCGGGGGTACAAGGAGATGCTGGCCCTCCGTAGAACCCTGCCGGCCCTACATCCCGCCGCAGCTATCCAGGTGCCCGAGGTAGATGATCCCCGGGCCCTGGTCATCAAACGGTTCATTCCGAATACCAAACACTGGGTTGTCCTCGGGGTAAACACCTCTTCGGATGACATTCGAATCACCCTAAAAAACCATGGAGAAATGCCCCTCGGCCCATGGGAATACCGGTGGCTATCCAGCCGGGACGAGGGAAACCAGAGGGTTCAATGA
- a CDS encoding glucosyl-3-phosphoglycerate synthase, giving the protein MSNKQQRDELPEMERTHGTLEEEPAAEAVDPKSWLRRNTYHHSDFHDIGKLVDAKRKKGLSISLCFPTLNEEKTIAKEIIIMRSELMHRYPLLDEIVVIDSGSTDKTREIARSYGAEVFLADEILPNLEAYKGKGENLWKALYVLKGDIIVYIDADIKNIHHRFVYGLLGPLLLRDDVKYSKAFYDRPISLSSSQVKPTGGGRVTELVIRPLFSLFTPNLSQIIQPLSGEYAGYREIFEQVSFPIGYGIETSMLLDIYERWGMDVIAQVDLDKRVHRNQNTLALGRMAFGIMQTFLQRIEKLGLIKINMDLYERMLQHQLVDEEYRKRSTIMQPMERPPILGIDEYIQKFYPQGVPGHEKSFKSISGKSRDRDPAKHQTLEEE; this is encoded by the coding sequence ATGAGCAATAAACAACAACGGGATGAACTGCCGGAAATGGAACGCACCCACGGAACCCTGGAAGAAGAGCCGGCGGCAGAGGCCGTAGATCCCAAGAGCTGGCTGCGCAGGAACACCTACCACCACAGCGATTTCCATGACATCGGCAAACTGGTGGACGCAAAGCGCAAAAAAGGCTTGAGCATAAGCCTCTGCTTTCCCACTCTGAACGAAGAAAAGACCATTGCCAAAGAAATCATCATCATGCGCAGCGAACTCATGCACCGCTACCCCTTGCTGGACGAGATTGTTGTTATCGACTCGGGGTCCACGGATAAAACCCGGGAGATCGCCCGGAGCTACGGCGCCGAGGTATTTTTAGCGGACGAGATTCTGCCGAACCTGGAGGCCTATAAGGGCAAGGGCGAAAACCTCTGGAAGGCCCTGTACGTGCTAAAGGGCGATATCATCGTCTACATCGACGCCGATATTAAGAATATTCACCACCGCTTCGTTTACGGTCTCCTGGGTCCCCTGCTGCTCAGGGATGACGTTAAATACTCCAAGGCCTTCTATGACCGCCCCATAAGCCTCAGCTCCAGCCAGGTCAAACCCACCGGGGGCGGCCGGGTAACCGAACTGGTCATCCGTCCGTTATTTAGCCTCTTTACCCCCAACCTGAGCCAAATCATCCAGCCCCTCTCCGGGGAATACGCCGGCTACCGGGAGATCTTTGAGCAGGTCAGCTTCCCCATCGGCTACGGTATCGAAACCAGTATGCTCCTGGATATCTATGAACGCTGGGGTATGGATGTCATCGCCCAGGTTGACCTGGATAAACGGGTCCACCGGAACCAGAACACCCTGGCCCTGGGCCGGATGGCCTTCGGGATCATGCAGACCTTCCTCCAGCGGATTGAAAAACTCGGGCTGATTAAAATCAACATGGATCTCTACGAGCGCATGCTCCAGCACCAGCTCGTTGATGAGGAATACCGGAAACGGAGCACCATCATGCAGCCCATGGAGCGCCCTCCCATCCTCGGGATTGATGAGTACATCCAAAAATTCTATCCCCAGGGTGTACCGGGCCACGAAAAGAGCTTCAAATCCATTTCCGGGAAGAGCCGAGACCGGGATCCGGCTAAACACCAGACCCTGGAAGAGGAATAG
- a CDS encoding PP2C family protein-serine/threonine phosphatase, which translates to MTFTLAGFFSSPVWLRLIIALGLLVYTQLITEQYSVPSWKWIRIIPLILLGRELLSFFLPHHFVFILSDLVIMVIFAYWVGTYAENTKPAALFRNLALPIIIGIEIIGIVFNAAGIVAITEVILMMLLPGALGLMMNNISVYNTRHAEFIIENRIMIFALMIFSRFLFIFDPSHQGLVAGYLFIPITYLPYFYIMYRYQAYYHNQFVEQDEFNSSYINSLFDFMRTIGTAMTERIEVKAVIEYVVRAVIQHTEAEAGAVFLRDPGENTLTLGVVQGYYPPPFPVPAIVKTKLSGVEKYFESTPIKFGDTVIGVAADKDQGIYIRNTKDDPLMETNTKDDTLYISSLIALPLHVNKEIFGILSIIHRRRENLFSQADYERTKIFSEYASLTLDSLYNYSQLLEKQEIEREVNIAGDIQKKLLPSRIPRRIRKAIAAFSIPAKGVSGDYYDIIPLTRAGKLGLVICDVAGKGVPASLIMVMIRTIVHLVAAGTKDASKVLTWINRGIAGSIDIERFATLSYMTYDPETGVMEYSNAGHHPLVVLRRESKKIERIDAPGLPIGLERDAKYERKVLKLAPGDVVMVYTDGIIEAMNPAGEQYEEERLQAVFRDNVDREAKEILDAIKDDIDRFVGNAKQHDDQTLIIMKA; encoded by the coding sequence ATGACTTTCACCCTCGCAGGATTTTTCTCATCACCCGTTTGGCTACGGCTCATCATAGCCCTCGGGCTTCTTGTATACACCCAGCTCATTACCGAACAGTATTCGGTTCCCTCCTGGAAATGGATACGCATCATACCTCTTATTCTTCTGGGCCGCGAACTTCTCAGTTTCTTTCTTCCCCACCATTTTGTATTCATCCTCTCAGACCTGGTGATCATGGTCATCTTCGCCTACTGGGTGGGAACCTATGCGGAAAATACGAAACCAGCAGCCCTGTTCCGGAATTTAGCCCTTCCCATCATCATCGGGATTGAGATCATCGGGATTGTGTTTAACGCTGCGGGAATCGTCGCTATTACTGAGGTGATTTTAATGATGCTGCTTCCCGGGGCATTGGGACTGATGATGAACAACATCTCGGTGTACAATACCCGCCATGCGGAGTTCATCATAGAGAACCGTATCATGATTTTCGCCCTGATGATCTTCTCCCGGTTTTTATTCATCTTTGATCCGAGTCACCAAGGTCTGGTGGCCGGATACCTATTCATTCCTATTACCTACCTTCCCTACTTCTACATCATGTACCGATACCAGGCCTACTACCACAACCAGTTTGTCGAACAGGATGAGTTTAACAGTTCCTATATCAACTCCCTCTTCGACTTCATGCGTACCATCGGTACGGCCATGACCGAACGGATCGAGGTTAAAGCGGTTATTGAGTACGTAGTCCGGGCGGTAATCCAGCACACCGAGGCCGAGGCAGGTGCGGTGTTTCTCCGGGATCCCGGGGAGAACACCCTAACCCTGGGAGTCGTCCAGGGTTACTACCCCCCGCCCTTCCCGGTTCCTGCCATCGTAAAGACAAAACTTTCCGGTGTAGAAAAATACTTTGAGAGCACCCCCATTAAATTCGGTGATACCGTCATCGGGGTGGCTGCCGATAAGGACCAGGGTATCTACATCAGGAACACCAAAGACGATCCTCTGATGGAAACCAATACTAAGGACGATACCCTCTACATTTCCTCTCTCATCGCCCTGCCCCTCCATGTAAACAAGGAAATCTTCGGTATCCTGTCAATTATTCACCGGCGGCGGGAGAACCTCTTCTCCCAGGCGGACTATGAGCGGACCAAAATCTTCTCTGAATACGCATCCCTAACCTTGGACTCCCTGTACAACTACAGCCAGTTACTGGAAAAACAGGAAATCGAACGGGAAGTAAACATCGCCGGAGATATTCAGAAAAAACTCCTGCCCTCCCGGATCCCCCGGCGTATCCGCAAGGCTATTGCTGCCTTCAGTATTCCGGCCAAGGGAGTATCGGGTGACTATTACGATATTATCCCCCTTACCCGGGCCGGTAAGCTTGGACTGGTAATCTGCGATGTAGCCGGAAAGGGTGTCCCTGCATCCCTGATAATGGTGATGATCCGGACCATCGTACATCTGGTTGCAGCGGGAACTAAGGATGCATCCAAGGTACTCACCTGGATTAACCGCGGTATCGCAGGAAGCATCGATATCGAGCGTTTCGCCACCCTAAGTTATATGACCTACGACCCTGAAACCGGGGTTATGGAATATTCCAATGCAGGCCACCACCCACTGGTGGTATTGCGGCGGGAAAGCAAAAAAATCGAGCGTATAGATGCTCCCGGACTTCCCATCGGGTTAGAAAGGGATGCCAAATACGAACGAAAGGTGTTAAAATTAGCCCCCGGGGATGTAGTCATGGTATATACTGACGGTATTATTGAGGCTATGAACCCTGCGGGTGAACAATACGAAGAGGAACGGTTGCAGGCAGTGTTCCGTGACAATGTCGACCGCGAGGCCAAGGAAATACTTGACGCCATCAAGGATGATATTGATCGGTTTGTGGGCAATGCAAAGCAGCACGATGACCAAACGTTAATCATCATGAAGGCCTAG
- a CDS encoding HAD family hydrolase, which produces MCRHRTLEQQFLEADPRIAPIPTGLSADLSAIDPSTIQAVVFDIYGTLVISGSGDISVDENLTEYPPALPELLHRRGLAVPPQELIRTWKQTIIRDHRRQQAHGKDYPEVDILEIWREVFRTLGQPVPDDLDLFAAEYESVINPVSPMPGLGRTLSFFKSRGIPMGIVSNAQSYTPAMLSAFLGKGLVEAGFHPDLLVFSYQHGYGKPSLHLYSILKHHLNTLEFPSHGLRTIGPENVLYVGNDMLKDCWAAAQLGFQTVLFAGDTRSLRLREQDPRCKDFTPRGRITALEQLTTLEI; this is translated from the coding sequence ATGTGCAGACACCGCACCCTGGAACAGCAATTCCTTGAGGCCGATCCCCGCATAGCCCCCATTCCCACGGGACTCTCAGCGGATCTCAGCGCCATCGATCCCAGCACCATCCAAGCCGTGGTATTCGACATCTACGGCACCCTGGTCATCAGCGGCAGCGGCGACATCTCGGTTGATGAGAACCTCACCGAGTACCCCCCAGCCTTACCGGAGCTTCTCCATCGCCGCGGCTTGGCCGTCCCCCCCCAGGAACTCATCCGTACCTGGAAGCAGACCATCATCCGGGACCACCGCCGGCAACAAGCCCACGGAAAGGACTACCCCGAGGTAGACATCCTGGAAATCTGGCGAGAAGTTTTTAGAACCCTGGGTCAGCCGGTACCCGACGACCTCGACCTCTTTGCCGCAGAGTACGAGTCGGTCATCAATCCCGTCAGCCCCATGCCCGGACTGGGCCGGACCCTTTCCTTTTTCAAATCCAGGGGGATTCCCATGGGCATTGTCAGCAATGCCCAATCCTACACCCCGGCCATGCTGTCGGCCTTTCTCGGCAAAGGGCTGGTAGAGGCGGGATTCCACCCCGACCTGCTCGTCTTCAGTTACCAGCACGGGTACGGCAAACCCAGCCTGCACCTCTACAGCATCCTCAAGCACCACCTGAATACCCTGGAGTTTCCCAGCCACGGCCTGCGTACCATCGGTCCGGAAAACGTCCTCTATGTGGGCAACGACATGCTTAAGGACTGCTGGGCAGCCGCTCAACTCGGATTCCAAACCGTCCTCTTCGCCGGAGACACCCGGAGCCTACGCCTTCGGGAACAGGACCCCCGCTGCAAAGACTTTACACCCAGGGGCCGGATAACCGCCCTGGAACAACTCACAACCCTCGAAATATAG